One part of the Treponema peruense genome encodes these proteins:
- a CDS encoding HD domain-containing protein has translation MNRDFALKIFEGFSITRWNDLVRPFDIVEMDKHAEKMFVAYIIGKYEENRGVKVDWEWMIYASLFDLLRKIQLCDIKSPVQSLIRSEYPEEFRRLNRWVLEKYRGLIEDKKLFDRFSLYLDRLGGLVPNEKSQEATIRIFRAAHKYSSLRELDMICMVNEPCRIEPIRRELNADIQSFLDLRGLQLLFTRQKPFDFLIRIEQLRFQTRWNQTPRVPGTSVLGHCFFVAVITLLLSLESGSKMCAARLYDNFFSALFHDLPESVTRDIISPVKQATNGLPAIVKNIEDQIVSKELVPLMEDFYKDEILYFTSDEFSNRILENGRTKVVSFEELNTLYNKDEYHPVDGKTVRLADHYSALLEADLSIKHGITSSQLRDGRNNLVSSHAPGLFVNGIDAGKLFSEI, from the coding sequence ATGAACAGGGATTTTGCACTCAAAATATTTGAAGGATTTTCCATAACGCGCTGGAATGACCTTGTGCGTCCGTTCGATATTGTAGAAATGGATAAACATGCCGAAAAAATGTTTGTTGCCTATATCATCGGAAAGTACGAAGAAAACAGAGGCGTAAAGGTTGACTGGGAATGGATGATTTATGCCTCGCTGTTTGATCTTTTGAGAAAAATCCAGCTCTGTGACATAAAAAGTCCCGTTCAGAGTCTTATCCGCAGTGAGTATCCCGAAGAATTCAGGCGTCTTAACAGATGGGTTCTTGAAAAATACCGTGGACTTATTGAAGATAAAAAACTTTTTGACAGGTTTTCACTTTATCTTGACAGGCTTGGAGGTCTTGTTCCGAATGAAAAGTCACAGGAAGCCACAATAAGAATATTCCGCGCGGCACACAAGTATTCTTCACTTCGGGAACTCGATATGATATGCATGGTCAACGAGCCCTGCAGAATTGAGCCCATACGCCGTGAACTTAATGCAGACATACAGTCCTTTCTTGATTTGAGGGGACTTCAGCTTTTGTTTACAAGACAGAAGCCCTTTGATTTTCTTATCCGCATAGAGCAACTGCGATTTCAGACAAGATGGAACCAGACTCCGCGTGTTCCTGGGACATCGGTTCTGGGACACTGTTTTTTTGTTGCCGTAATAACCCTTTTGCTCAGCCTTGAGTCTGGTTCAAAAATGTGTGCAGCAAGACTTTATGACAATTTCTTTTCGGCACTTTTTCATGACCTTCCCGAAAGCGTCACAAGAGACATTATTTCTCCTGTAAAGCAGGCGACAAACGGACTTCCGGCTATAGTAAAAAACATAGAAGACCAAATTGTTTCAAAAGAACTTGTTCCTTTAATGGAAGACTTTTACAAGGATGAAATCCTTTATTTTACCAGCGATGAGTTCAGCAACAGAATTTTGGAAAACGGCAGGACAAAAGTTGTGTCATTTGAAGAACTCAATACCCTTTACAACAAAGACGAATATCATCCCGTAGACGGAAAAACCGTCAGGCTTGCCGACCATTATTCAGCCCTGCTTGAAGCCGATCTTTCAATAAAGCATGGAATTACCAGTTCGCAGCTAAGGGATGGAAGGAACAATCTTGTTTCGTCCCATGCCCCCGGGCTTTTTGTAAACGGAATAGATGCCGGAAAACTTTTTTCTGAAATCTGA
- a CDS encoding OadG family protein, with protein sequence MTISEMLSQSGILTLLGMGVVFSFLIVLILSMGLLRIFVRAFHLDKDLEKNDTSASSRPASAGTAPSVPSSPVAADNGAVVAAIAAAIKERESL encoded by the coding sequence ATGACGATTTCAGAGATGCTTAGCCAAAGTGGTATTCTAACTTTGCTGGGAATGGGTGTCGTTTTTTCTTTTCTGATTGTACTTATTCTTTCTATGGGATTACTGCGTATTTTTGTACGCGCGTTCCATCTTGACAAGGATTTGGAAAAGAACGACACATCCGCTTCTTCCAGGCCTGCTTCTGCAGGAACTGCTCCTTCAGTACCTTCTTCACCGGTAGCTGCTGATAACGGAGCCGTCGTTGCTGCAATTGCGGCCGCCATAAAAGAAAGAGAGTCTTTATAA